One genomic window of Pseudomonas aeruginosa includes the following:
- the sstT gene encoding serine/threonine transporter SstT: MTYPERPLLHLLTRTSLVGQIIVGLIAGLLLASFFPAAALKVGFIGKVFVSALKAVAPVLVFVLVMASIANHRQGQQTHIRPILLLYLVGTFSAAVVAVIASFAFPSSLVLASHPGEMSPPGGIAEVLQSLLLSVVDNPVNALISANFIGILAWAIGLGIAFRHASDTTRNLLSELSNGVSLIVKVVIRFAPLGIFGLVASTFAESGVEALKGYAHLLVVLLGCMLFVAFVVNPLIVFLKIRRNPYPLVLTCLRESGMTAFFTRSSAANIPVNLQLCERLGLHEDTYSVSIPLGATINMAGAAITITVLTLAAVHTLGIAVDVPTAILLSVVASICACGASGVAGGSLLLIPLACSLFGIPSEVAMQVVAVGFIIAILQDSAETALNSSTDVLFTAAACEAEERKASAA, from the coding sequence ATGACATACCCTGAACGTCCCCTGCTTCATCTGCTGACGCGTACCAGCCTGGTGGGCCAGATCATCGTCGGCCTGATCGCCGGCCTGCTGCTCGCCAGCTTCTTCCCGGCCGCCGCGCTCAAGGTCGGCTTCATCGGCAAGGTCTTCGTTTCCGCGCTGAAGGCCGTCGCGCCGGTACTGGTGTTCGTCCTGGTGATGGCATCCATCGCCAACCACAGGCAAGGCCAGCAGACCCATATCCGGCCGATCCTGCTGCTGTACCTGGTCGGCACCTTCAGCGCCGCGGTGGTGGCGGTGATCGCCAGCTTCGCCTTCCCCTCGAGCCTGGTGCTGGCCAGCCATCCGGGCGAGATGTCGCCTCCGGGCGGCATCGCCGAGGTGCTCCAGTCCCTGCTGCTGAGCGTGGTGGACAACCCGGTCAACGCCCTGATCTCGGCCAACTTCATCGGCATCCTGGCCTGGGCCATCGGCCTCGGCATCGCTTTCCGCCACGCCAGCGATACCACCCGCAACCTGCTCTCCGAGCTGTCCAACGGCGTCTCGCTGATCGTCAAGGTGGTGATTCGCTTCGCCCCGCTGGGCATCTTCGGCCTGGTCGCCTCGACCTTCGCCGAGTCCGGCGTCGAGGCCCTGAAAGGCTATGCCCACCTGCTGGTGGTGTTGCTCGGCTGCATGCTGTTCGTGGCCTTCGTGGTCAACCCGCTGATCGTGTTCCTGAAGATCCGCCGCAATCCCTATCCGCTGGTGCTGACCTGCCTGCGCGAAAGCGGCATGACCGCGTTCTTCACCCGCAGCTCGGCAGCCAATATCCCGGTCAACCTGCAGCTCTGCGAGCGCCTGGGCCTGCACGAAGACACCTATTCGGTATCGATCCCGCTGGGCGCGACCATCAACATGGCTGGCGCGGCGATCACCATCACCGTGCTGACCCTGGCAGCGGTGCATACCCTGGGCATCGCCGTGGACGTACCGACCGCGATCCTGCTCAGCGTGGTGGCGTCGATCTGCGCCTGCGGCGCGTCCGGCGTGGCCGGCGGTTCGCTGCTGCTGATCCCGCTGGCCTGCAGCCTGTTCGGGATTCCCAGCGAGGTGGCGATGCAGGTGGTGGCGGTAGGCTTCATCATCGCGATCCTCCAGGACTCCGCGGAGACCGCGCTGAACTCCTCGACCGACGTGCTGTTCACCGCAGCCGCCTGCGAGGCGGAAGAGCGCAAGGCGAGCGCCGCCTGA
- a CDS encoding APC family permease, protein MSNPPPTAERTQLRKSLKLWQIVMIGLAYLTPMTVFDTFGIVSGISQGHVPTAYLLALAGVLFTAISYGKLVRQFPTAGSAYTYAQRAINPHVGFMVGWSSLLDYLFLPMINALLAKIYLTALFPEVAPWIWVVMFVLIMTLINIKSVNLVANFNTVFVLVQLAIIVVFIGLVIHGLNNGEGTATVLSTQPFFSEHAHLSAMVAGATILCFSFLGFDAVTTLSEETRDAGRVIPRAIFLTALYGGVIFITVSYFLQSYFPTNVRFKEPDAALPEIALYVGGKLFQSIFLCATFINTLASGLASQASVSRLLYVMGRDNVLPERIFGFVHPKWRTPSINVLIVGMVALSAISFDLVTATALINFGALVAFTFVNLSVIVHFYVRGGRNRSLKEHFHYLVLPLLGAAIVAVLWLNLESTSLVMGLIWAGLGFGYLFYLTRSFSRPPPRFQESELSPTQ, encoded by the coding sequence CCCTCAAGCTGTGGCAGATCGTCATGATCGGGTTGGCCTACCTGACCCCGATGACCGTCTTCGACACCTTCGGCATCGTATCCGGGATTTCCCAGGGACACGTGCCCACCGCCTACCTGCTGGCCCTCGCCGGCGTGCTGTTCACCGCGATCAGCTACGGCAAGCTGGTCCGCCAGTTCCCCACCGCAGGCTCGGCCTATACCTACGCGCAACGGGCGATCAATCCCCATGTCGGCTTCATGGTCGGCTGGTCGTCGCTGCTGGACTACCTGTTCCTGCCGATGATCAACGCACTGCTGGCGAAGATCTACCTGACCGCATTGTTCCCCGAGGTCGCCCCGTGGATCTGGGTGGTGATGTTCGTGCTGATCATGACCCTCATCAACATCAAGAGCGTGAACCTGGTCGCCAATTTCAACACCGTCTTCGTGCTGGTCCAGCTGGCGATCATCGTGGTCTTCATCGGCCTGGTGATTCACGGCCTGAACAACGGGGAGGGGACCGCCACGGTGCTCAGTACCCAGCCGTTCTTCTCCGAGCACGCGCATCTCTCGGCGATGGTGGCGGGGGCGACGATCCTCTGCTTTTCCTTCCTCGGTTTCGACGCGGTGACTACGCTGTCCGAGGAAACCCGCGACGCCGGCAGGGTGATCCCGCGGGCGATCTTCCTCACCGCGCTGTACGGCGGGGTGATCTTCATCACCGTGTCGTATTTCCTGCAGTCCTATTTCCCGACCAACGTACGCTTCAAGGAACCCGACGCGGCGCTGCCGGAAATCGCCCTGTACGTCGGCGGCAAGCTGTTCCAGTCGATCTTCCTCTGCGCCACCTTCATCAATACCCTGGCGTCGGGCCTGGCCTCCCAGGCCAGCGTGTCGCGCCTACTGTACGTGATGGGGCGGGACAACGTGCTGCCGGAGCGGATCTTCGGCTTCGTCCATCCGAAATGGCGTACGCCGTCGATCAACGTGCTCATCGTGGGCATGGTGGCGCTCTCGGCGATCTCCTTCGACCTGGTGACGGCGACCGCGCTGATCAATTTCGGCGCCCTGGTGGCCTTCACCTTCGTCAATCTCTCGGTGATCGTGCATTTCTATGTGCGCGGCGGGCGCAACCGCAGCCTCAAGGAGCATTTCCACTACCTGGTCCTGCCATTGCTCGGCGCGGCCATCGTCGCGGTGCTCTGGCTCAACCTGGAAAGCACCTCGCTGGTGATGGGGCTGATCTGGGCCGGACTGGGCTTCGGCTACCTGTTCTACCTGACCCGCAGCTTCAGCCGTCCGCCGCCGCGCTTCCAGGAGAGCGAACTGAGCCCGACCCAGTGA
- a CDS encoding RluA family pseudouridine synthase, with product MSSPSLPDASLRASTLHLPAGPWSTVLDCLCARFPAIDRDTWLARMQRGRVLDAEGRALGPQAAYREGLRVHYFRELPVEAPIPFEARILYRDEHLLVADKPHFLPVMPAGGYVEQTLLARLARSTGNRDLVPLHRIDRHTAGLVLFSTNPGSRGRYQALFRERRIDKCYEAIAPALPQLDFPLLRRTRLVPGEPFFRMREGEGEPNSETRIEVVERNGRWWRYRLYPVTGKKHQLRVHLAALGAGIQNDGFYPELLDAEGSPDDYLRPLKLLARGLRFDDPLSGERRTFESGLRLDWQV from the coding sequence ATGTCGTCTCCTTCCTTGCCCGATGCCAGTCTCCGCGCCAGCACCCTGCATCTGCCGGCCGGTCCCTGGAGCACCGTGCTCGACTGTCTCTGCGCGCGTTTCCCGGCCATCGACCGTGACACCTGGCTGGCGCGCATGCAGCGGGGCCGGGTGCTGGACGCCGAGGGGCGTGCGCTGGGCCCGCAGGCGGCATATCGCGAAGGCCTGCGTGTGCACTACTTCCGCGAGTTGCCGGTGGAGGCACCGATTCCTTTCGAGGCGCGCATCCTGTACCGCGACGAGCATCTGCTGGTGGCGGACAAGCCGCACTTCCTGCCGGTGATGCCGGCCGGCGGCTACGTCGAGCAGACGCTCCTGGCGCGGCTGGCCCGCAGCACCGGCAATCGCGACCTGGTGCCGCTGCACCGGATCGACCGGCATACCGCCGGGCTGGTGCTGTTCTCGACCAATCCCGGCAGCCGCGGGCGCTACCAGGCGCTGTTCCGCGAGCGGCGCATCGACAAGTGCTACGAAGCGATCGCTCCGGCCTTGCCGCAACTGGACTTCCCGTTGCTGCGCAGGACCCGCCTGGTGCCCGGCGAGCCGTTCTTCCGCATGCGCGAAGGCGAGGGCGAGCCGAACAGCGAGACGCGCATCGAGGTCGTCGAGCGCAACGGCCGCTGGTGGCGCTACCGGCTGTATCCGGTGACCGGCAAGAAGCACCAGCTGCGCGTGCACCTTGCGGCACTCGGCGCGGGTATCCAGAACGATGGGTTCTATCCCGAGCTGCTGGACGCCGAGGGCAGCCCCGACGACTACCTGCGGCCGCTCAAGCTGCTGGCCAGGGGGCTGCGCTTCGACGACCCGCTGAGCGGGGAGAGGCGTACGTTCGAATCCGGGCTGCGGCTCGATTGGCAGGTGTAG